Proteins found in one Streptomyces sp. NBC_00190 genomic segment:
- a CDS encoding helix-turn-helix transcriptional regulator, which produces MPEQYDTEPAFQTFAHRARAARDRAGLTRPVAAGLVGRSAEWVKGIETGAIGMPRLPMLIRMATIYECDIADLTGDERISAATYTKAAHSSLPAIKRALTTYRLTPSGTEPESAEVLAARVRQAWKLWHSEGGHRSRVAALLPDLLADTQHSARALEGAERRRALVVQAQVYHLTQLFLAFQPEPELITLSGDRSMTAAQDADSPRAMAGAAWYVNHVYRDANEAADARVELAEQAASLLRQEEPEDLARWGLLQLAVALSFAKVGKAGLAWRYWDRAKDAACRLGDDYAHPWLIFGRGVVDAYALAMHLSLVQPGQAVEVAAGLDLSAVPSATRRSFHLIEAARAYGMHDEGVAAVALLQKAHRASPETARYNTYTRMVLPELAKAGPRMVREDARELALELGISA; this is translated from the coding sequence ATGCCCGAGCAGTACGACACCGAGCCCGCCTTCCAGACGTTCGCCCACCGTGCCAGAGCGGCCCGAGATCGGGCGGGCCTCACGCGGCCTGTGGCCGCCGGTCTCGTCGGTCGCTCCGCAGAGTGGGTCAAAGGAATCGAGACGGGCGCCATCGGAATGCCCCGCCTCCCCATGCTGATCCGCATGGCCACGATCTACGAGTGCGACATCGCTGACCTGACCGGCGACGAGCGGATCTCGGCCGCCACCTACACGAAAGCGGCACACTCGTCCTTGCCTGCCATCAAACGGGCCCTGACCACGTACCGGCTCACCCCGTCCGGTACAGAGCCGGAATCGGCCGAGGTATTGGCAGCCCGCGTACGGCAGGCCTGGAAGCTGTGGCACAGCGAGGGTGGCCACCGGTCCCGCGTCGCAGCCTTGCTGCCGGATCTACTGGCCGACACCCAGCACTCTGCGCGCGCTCTGGAGGGCGCCGAACGCCGCCGGGCGCTCGTCGTGCAGGCGCAGGTGTACCACCTCACGCAGCTGTTCTTGGCGTTCCAGCCCGAGCCGGAACTGATCACGCTGTCAGGGGACCGGTCGATGACCGCAGCGCAGGATGCCGATAGCCCCCGCGCGATGGCGGGCGCCGCCTGGTACGTGAACCACGTCTATCGAGACGCCAACGAGGCCGCCGACGCCCGCGTGGAACTGGCCGAGCAGGCGGCGTCGCTGCTACGGCAGGAGGAGCCGGAGGACCTGGCGCGCTGGGGCCTGTTGCAGCTCGCGGTTGCCCTGTCGTTCGCCAAGGTCGGCAAGGCCGGGCTGGCATGGCGATACTGGGACAGGGCCAAGGACGCCGCCTGCAGACTGGGCGACGACTACGCCCACCCGTGGCTCATCTTCGGGCGGGGCGTGGTCGACGCCTACGCGCTCGCCATGCACCTGTCCCTGGTGCAGCCTGGCCAGGCCGTCGAGGTGGCGGCAGGCCTCGACCTCAGCGCGGTCCCGTCGGCCACCCGGCGCTCCTTCCACCTGATCGAGGCAGCGCGCGCATACGGCATGCACGATGAGGGTGTGGCCGCCGTGGCGTTGCTCCAGAAGGCGCATCGGGCGTCGCCCGAGACCGCCAGGTACAACACGTACACGCGGATGGTGTTGCCGGAACTGGCCAAGGCCGGGCCTCGGATGGTGCGTGAGGACGCCCGGGAGCTGGCACTGGAGCTGGGCATCTCCGCGTGA
- a CDS encoding SDR family NAD(P)-dependent oxidoreductase has product MELGLQGKKLLVTGGSRGIGRGIVLAAARAGADVITCYVQESEYVESLRRELKETGGDHYVVRADVGDLEQVDALVETAKEKYGKLDGIVNNAGVISHIPFAELAPAEWSRVLDTNLTATYRIIQQSLPLLGEGASVVNIGSRGAAAGIPLRAHYTAAKAAMIGLTRSLSKELGGKGIRVNVVAPGVIETEAFDDMPAERAAGLRATYSQKTALARLGRVDELAAPVLFLLSDLSAYVTGETLNVDGGI; this is encoded by the coding sequence GTGGAACTCGGACTGCAGGGCAAGAAGCTCCTCGTCACCGGCGGGTCCCGGGGCATCGGGCGCGGCATCGTGCTCGCCGCCGCCCGCGCCGGTGCCGACGTCATCACCTGCTACGTGCAGGAGAGCGAGTACGTCGAGAGCCTGCGCCGGGAGCTGAAGGAGACCGGCGGCGACCACTACGTCGTCCGCGCCGACGTCGGCGACCTGGAGCAGGTCGACGCGCTCGTCGAGACGGCCAAGGAGAAGTACGGCAAGCTCGACGGCATCGTCAACAACGCCGGTGTCATCAGCCACATCCCGTTCGCCGAGCTCGCCCCGGCCGAGTGGTCGCGTGTCCTGGACACGAACCTGACCGCCACCTACCGGATCATCCAGCAGTCGCTGCCGCTGCTGGGCGAGGGCGCCTCGGTCGTCAACATCGGCTCGCGCGGCGCCGCCGCCGGCATCCCGCTGCGCGCCCACTACACCGCGGCCAAGGCCGCGATGATCGGCCTGACCCGCTCGCTCTCCAAGGAGCTGGGCGGCAAGGGCATACGGGTCAACGTGGTCGCCCCGGGCGTCATCGAGACCGAGGCGTTCGACGACATGCCGGCCGAGCGTGCCGCGGGCCTGCGCGCGACGTACTCGCAGAAGACCGCCCTGGCGCGCCTGGGCCGGGTCGACGAGCTGGCCGCGCCGGTGCTGTTCCTGCTCAGCGACCTGTCGGCGTACGTCACGGGCGAGACCCTCAACGTCGACGGAGGCATCTGA
- a CDS encoding protein-L-isoaspartate O-methyltransferase family protein, which translates to MDAAVPAFEPRRKPADTPAVHSAAAPAGQEVNREICREALITMGLLREPWLARAFDEVDREAFVPQAVWLPVRDDEGLWQFVDRSEEPDIWRRAVWNPHQSVVTQLDDRHVAPGPAAGDFTSSVSALDIVVRKLHHLSLRPRSRVLEIGYGSGYHTALLCERVGAERVVAIEVDEDLARSGASALKSAGYEPELIVGDGLQGAPGGDPFDRIICTASVRRVPYAWIEQSRRGGVILTPFGTAYSNAGLLRLRVDGLKAQGWFVGESSYMWIRSERPTVDLRVPEESTSRRSPIDPAHVLGGGYLQDFAIGLQVPDVSYSHRGDGDARKVQFVDEAGTSATIVRYGDWWEEDAVLSWGPRDLWGEVTAAYTWYELRGRPHITRFGITVDGSGQHAWLDEPRQVVGS; encoded by the coding sequence GTGGACGCCGCCGTCCCAGCCTTCGAGCCCCGACGGAAGCCGGCCGACACCCCAGCCGTCCACTCCGCCGCCGCCCCCGCCGGGCAAGAAGTGAACCGCGAGATCTGCCGCGAGGCCCTGATCACCATGGGCTTACTGCGTGAGCCGTGGTTGGCGCGGGCCTTCGACGAAGTCGACCGGGAGGCCTTCGTACCGCAGGCCGTATGGCTTCCGGTGCGCGACGACGAAGGCCTCTGGCAATTCGTCGACCGCAGCGAAGAACCGGACATCTGGCGCCGCGCGGTCTGGAACCCGCACCAGTCGGTGGTCACGCAGCTGGACGACCGCCACGTCGCACCCGGGCCGGCGGCCGGCGACTTCACTTCGTCGGTCTCCGCCCTGGACATCGTCGTGCGGAAGCTCCACCACTTGAGCCTGAGGCCACGCTCGCGTGTGCTGGAGATCGGATACGGCTCCGGATATCACACGGCCCTGCTCTGCGAGCGAGTCGGGGCGGAGCGGGTGGTGGCCATCGAGGTCGACGAGGACCTCGCACGTTCGGGTGCGTCCGCCCTCAAGTCTGCTGGATACGAGCCCGAGTTGATCGTCGGAGACGGCCTTCAGGGCGCACCCGGCGGGGACCCGTTCGACCGGATCATCTGCACGGCGTCGGTGCGCCGTGTGCCGTACGCCTGGATCGAGCAGTCCAGGCGCGGCGGGGTGATCCTGACCCCGTTCGGCACGGCGTACAGCAACGCCGGGTTGCTGCGGCTGCGTGTGGACGGCCTGAAGGCGCAAGGCTGGTTCGTCGGCGAGTCCTCCTACATGTGGATCCGCAGCGAACGGCCGACGGTCGACCTGAGGGTTCCTGAGGAGTCCACAAGCAGGCGGTCACCGATCGACCCGGCGCACGTGCTGGGTGGGGGATACCTCCAGGACTTCGCGATCGGCCTTCAGGTGCCGGACGTGTCGTACTCGCACCGTGGGGACGGCGACGCGCGGAAGGTCCAGTTCGTCGACGAGGCCGGTACGTCGGCCACCATCGTCCGCTACGGCGATTGGTGGGAGGAGGACGCGGTGCTCTCGTGGGGACCGCGCGACCTGTGGGGGGAGGTGACGGCGGCCTACACGTGGTACGAGCTCCGGGGCCGACCTCACATCACCCGCTTCGGCATCACGGTGGACGGGAGCGGTCAGCACGCCTGGCTCGATGAACCCCGCCAGGTCGTCGGCTCCTGA
- a CDS encoding antibiotic biosynthesis monooxygenase family protein, whose amino-acid sequence MSDATFRVMLRMQIKPGVEADFERVWKEVGGSVTSHPANRGQWLSKSTTENEDGIYYIVSDWVDEPLFREFETSDTHLEHRTKLHPYRSGGSMTTMDIVASLSRAAA is encoded by the coding sequence ATGTCCGACGCAACCTTCCGGGTCATGCTCCGCATGCAGATCAAGCCGGGCGTGGAGGCCGACTTCGAGCGCGTGTGGAAGGAGGTCGGCGGCTCGGTCACCAGCCACCCGGCCAACCGCGGCCAGTGGCTGTCCAAGAGCACGACCGAGAACGAGGACGGCATCTACTACATCGTCAGCGACTGGGTCGACGAGCCGCTCTTCCGCGAGTTCGAGACCAGCGACACCCACCTGGAGCACCGCACCAAGCTGCACCCGTACCGCAGCGGCGGCTCCATGACGACGATGGACATCGTGGCGAGCCTGTCGAGGGCGGCCGCGTGA
- a CDS encoding MDR family MFS transporter: MATHTSASAAGTGSTTPRPASGKTNAVVLTLMAAVFLALLDSQIIATALPRVIGDLGGLDQFAWATTGYLIGGSAALPVYGKLGDLFGRKRIFVGSLVAFLLASAACGLAQTMGQLIAFRVVQGIGSGGLFICVLAIIGEMFGYREGARYYGWISITFGAASIAGPTLGGVLTELASWRWVFFVNLPIGAVVLFVVVMMLDLPARPQKARIDYAGVVLLTIAIVALNLFAGWGGVKYAWTSPAILALAAGTVLVITLFILVQRRAADPVIPLRLFANSSFSIIMVLNFIGGFVGLGLLNYLVLWLQTVTSLDVQKSGYVLTALMLAVVVSSWVSAKAIGATGSYRRHPTLSMALFAVTAVLFLSAGPSTSVALTIGYMVMFGVAAGLNMQALSIAARSTASMQDIGAVQGTATLMRQLGTALGVSFFAALMTGRLATGLQERFGGDSAVHIDKDGSLSPEVLGQLSAPARLELATVYADSLRPVFVVMIPLVLIGLLAAFFLKDAEPAEHTDV; the protein is encoded by the coding sequence ATGGCTACCCACACGTCCGCGTCTGCCGCGGGCACCGGCTCCACCACACCACGACCTGCCTCCGGCAAGACCAACGCCGTGGTGCTCACCCTCATGGCAGCGGTCTTCCTGGCCCTGCTCGACTCCCAGATCATCGCGACGGCGCTGCCGCGGGTCATCGGTGACCTCGGCGGACTCGACCAGTTCGCCTGGGCCACCACCGGCTACCTCATAGGCGGCAGCGCCGCTCTCCCCGTCTACGGCAAGCTCGGCGACCTCTTCGGCCGCAAGCGCATCTTCGTCGGCTCCCTCGTGGCCTTCCTGCTGGCGTCGGCCGCCTGCGGTCTCGCGCAGACCATGGGGCAGCTCATCGCCTTCCGCGTCGTGCAGGGCATCGGCAGCGGCGGCCTGTTCATCTGCGTCCTCGCCATCATCGGCGAGATGTTCGGCTACCGAGAAGGTGCCCGTTACTACGGCTGGATCTCCATCACCTTCGGCGCGGCCTCCATCGCAGGCCCCACCCTCGGCGGCGTCCTCACCGAACTCGCGTCCTGGCGCTGGGTGTTCTTCGTCAACCTGCCCATCGGCGCGGTCGTCCTGTTCGTCGTCGTCATGATGCTGGACCTCCCGGCCCGTCCCCAGAAGGCACGCATCGACTACGCGGGAGTCGTACTCCTCACCATCGCGATCGTCGCCCTGAACCTCTTCGCCGGCTGGGGCGGCGTCAAGTACGCCTGGACCTCGCCCGCGATCCTCGCTCTCGCCGCCGGAACCGTCCTCGTGATCACGCTGTTCATCCTGGTCCAGCGCCGTGCGGCCGACCCCGTCATCCCGCTGAGGCTGTTCGCCAACTCGTCCTTCAGCATCATCATGGTGCTGAACTTCATCGGCGGCTTCGTCGGCCTGGGTCTGCTCAACTACCTGGTGCTCTGGCTCCAGACCGTGACCTCCCTCGACGTGCAGAAGTCCGGCTACGTCCTCACCGCCCTGATGCTCGCCGTCGTGGTGAGCTCCTGGGTCAGCGCCAAGGCCATCGGCGCCACCGGCTCCTACCGCCGGCACCCGACCCTGAGCATGGCCCTCTTCGCCGTGACCGCCGTCCTGTTCCTCTCCGCGGGACCCTCGACCAGCGTGGCGCTCACCATCGGCTACATGGTGATGTTCGGCGTCGCCGCCGGACTCAACATGCAGGCGCTGAGCATCGCCGCACGCTCCACCGCGAGCATGCAGGACATCGGCGCCGTCCAGGGCACGGCGACCCTGATGCGCCAGCTCGGCACCGCGCTCGGCGTCTCGTTCTTCGCGGCCCTCATGACCGGCAGGCTCGCCACCGGGCTGCAGGAGCGCTTCGGCGGCGACTCCGCCGTCCACATCGACAAGGACGGCTCCCTCTCGCCCGAGGTACTCGGCCAGCTGTCCGCTCCCGCCCGGCTGGAACTCGCCACCGTCTACGCCGACTCGCTTCGCCCCGTCTTCGTCGTGATGATCCCGCTCGTCCTCATCGGTCTCCTGGCCGCGTTCTTCCTCAAGGACGCCGAGCCCGCCGAGCACACCGACGTCTGA
- a CDS encoding SDR family oxidoreductase gives MILVTGATGNVGSELVVQLAAAGIPVRAMTRSPEKADFPAGVEVVTGDFDKPETLPAALEGVESVFVVPPGYGPEGPVQETTLVAAARKAGVRHLVKMSTSGVHFDATDPLSNGHRLGEQVIRESGLAWTILRPGTFMIYLYGYARTIAADKTMYVTEGDPVSAMIHPRDIASVAAKVLTTPGHEGRTYTLTGAEAYSPRRQGEIIAEALGEPVKVVERTTAEARAEYDRLGWGGPRLEGLLELKRQSAAWDFEVFDTVQKITGTAPLTLRDWVDEHLHLFN, from the coding sequence ATGATTCTGGTTACTGGCGCCACCGGCAACGTCGGCTCCGAACTCGTCGTTCAGCTGGCTGCCGCAGGCATCCCAGTCCGGGCCATGACCCGTTCGCCCGAGAAGGCCGACTTCCCCGCCGGCGTCGAGGTCGTCACCGGCGACTTCGACAAGCCCGAGACCCTGCCCGCCGCCCTCGAAGGCGTCGAGAGCGTCTTCGTCGTCCCGCCGGGCTACGGCCCCGAGGGCCCGGTCCAGGAGACCACCCTCGTCGCCGCCGCCCGCAAGGCCGGCGTCAGGCACCTCGTCAAGATGTCCACGAGCGGCGTGCACTTCGACGCCACCGACCCCCTCAGCAACGGGCACCGCCTCGGTGAGCAGGTCATCCGGGAATCCGGCCTCGCGTGGACCATCCTGCGCCCCGGCACCTTCATGATCTACCTCTACGGCTATGCCCGGACCATCGCCGCGGACAAGACGATGTACGTCACCGAAGGCGACCCGGTCTCCGCGATGATCCACCCCCGCGACATCGCCTCCGTCGCCGCCAAGGTCCTGACCACCCCCGGTCACGAGGGCCGGACGTACACCCTCACCGGCGCCGAGGCCTACTCCCCGAGGCGCCAGGGCGAGATCATCGCCGAGGCCCTCGGCGAGCCGGTCAAGGTCGTCGAGCGCACCACCGCCGAAGCCCGGGCGGAGTACGACCGCCTCGGCTGGGGCGGCCCGCGCCTCGAAGGCCTGCTCGAACTCAAGCGCCAGTCGGCCGCCTGGGACTTCGAGGTCTTCGACACCGTACAGAAGATCACCGGCACCGCGCCGCTCACCCTGCGCGACTGGGTCGACGAGCACCTCCACCTCTTCAACTGA
- a CDS encoding antibiotic biosynthesis monooxygenase family protein has protein sequence MSAAPAVEVVLYHLSDRGEDVLAAYHEASRRMSGTPGLLGNQLMSELGRSDSYVVVSHWDSWESFEKWEGGADHKDQTAPLREFRDTERARPFEIYKVLASY, from the coding sequence GTGAGTGCCGCTCCCGCAGTGGAAGTGGTGCTCTACCACCTCTCCGACCGGGGCGAGGACGTCCTGGCGGCCTACCACGAGGCCAGCCGCCGCATGTCCGGCACCCCGGGCCTGCTCGGCAACCAGCTCATGAGCGAGCTGGGCCGCTCCGACAGCTACGTCGTGGTCAGCCACTGGGACAGCTGGGAGTCCTTCGAGAAGTGGGAGGGCGGCGCGGACCACAAGGACCAGACGGCCCCCCTGCGCGAGTTCCGCGACACCGAACGGGCCCGCCCCTTCGAGATCTACAAGGTGCTCGCGAGCTACTGA
- a CDS encoding acyl carrier protein: protein MSDFTVADLKRILQAGDGIDCEVDLESDLDPNTSFAEHGFDSLAVLELTNRIEREYGISVEDGGLEYENTPREVVDYVNALLAEARV, encoded by the coding sequence GCTGACTTGAAGCGGATCCTGCAGGCGGGCGACGGCATCGACTGCGAGGTGGACCTGGAGTCCGACCTGGACCCCAACACCTCCTTCGCCGAACACGGCTTCGACTCCCTCGCCGTGCTGGAGCTGACCAACCGGATCGAGCGCGAGTACGGCATCTCCGTCGAGGACGGCGGCCTGGAGTACGAGAACACGCCGCGCGAGGTCGTGGACTACGTCAACGCACTGCTCGCGGAGGCCCGAGTCTGA